A DNA window from Anastrepha ludens isolate Willacy chromosome 6, idAnaLude1.1, whole genome shotgun sequence contains the following coding sequences:
- the LOC128866783 gene encoding uncharacterized protein LOC128866783, with protein sequence MKFYSAWIEMKKSKKKIYRKYEDFYNAQDLRDPDTFPRINLTINDFDASGGVVNPRAPCLVTTIDPGYVKDARTQRLARKFRMKTDILLLREITRKKFMIYSTQQMYLDKEREKKQQEEEYTGLLDFYEFTGNSLETIERNAFKDMKTSLEEWQEMQKCTLAHELKAVIEDHRRALVEAHEVYQRFLYLLKLIGYFDEIDDEAPASEGGRLVLPNEIAELKPQNESEAGMKQIEVVKNYMDAVIRPYLAKRNHLNADVWLKGFELTRTKLSNYYKRYTNLALLNHIVALVHEKFQKTQTRCSVPALLKDPHFMKERVNTLKLRADRALAKYESKQKQDKLSLKLNATVPIILKSLQCTRMRASESDNDHALQRDDDRSVNSYKSRTESVLSSYRDEPDTTLTKIEQIQAYLLWLLNELDDMPPDLCKKVEKRVRRRVAMAKEKSRRALVEQTRLQNWMTHFKRHELQRQKDTAICVRRKITHEI encoded by the exons AGCGGTGGTGTTGTTAATCCACGTGCGCCATGTCTTGTGACTACTATCGACCCAGGTTATGTGAAGGATGCACGCACCCAACGTTTGGCGAGAAAATTTCGCATGAAAAC CGATATATTACTTTTGCGTGAAATAACTCGCAAGAAATTTATGATTTACTCCACACAACAAATGTATTTGGATAAAGAGCGCGAGAAAAAACAGCAGGAAGAAGAATACACGGGACTGCTTGACTTTTACGAA TTCACAGGAAACTCATTGGAAACGATTGAAAGAAATGCATTCAAAGATATGAAAACCTCACTGGAGGAATGGCAAGAAATGCAAAAATGCACGCTAGCCCATGAGCTCAAAGCGGTAATTGAAGACCACAGACGCGCTTTGGTCGAAGCTCATGAAGTCTATCAAcgctttttgtatttgcttaaattaatt GGTTACTTTGATGAAATCGACGATGAGGCGCCAGCCAGTGAAGGTGGCAGGTTAGTTTTACCGAACGAGATTGCAGAGCTCAAGCCACAGAACGAAAGTGAGGCTGGTATGAAGCAAATCGAAGTGGTTAAAAACTATATGGACGCCGTTATACGCCCATATTTGGCTAAGCGAAATCACTTGAATGCGGATGTGTGGTTAAAG GGATTTGAGTTAACTCGAACTAAACTTTCTAACTACTATAAACGTTATACAAATTTGGCATTATTAAATCACATTGTGGCGCTGGTCCATGAAAAGTTT CAAAAGACACAGACGCGTTGCAGCGTTCCGGCACTGCTTAAAGACCCTCATTTTATGAAGGAGCGCGTTAACACTTTGAAATTGCGTGCAGATAGGGCTTTAGCGAAATATgagagcaaacaaaaacaaga CAAATTATCTTTAAAACTCAATGCTACAGTACCGATTATACTTAAGAGTTTACAGTGCACTAGAATGAGAGCAAGCGAGTCAGATAATGATCACGCGCTACAAAGGGATGACGATCGAAGCGTCAACTCATATAAATCACGGACTGAATCTGTTTTGAGCTCTTATAGAGATGAGCCAGATACTACACTGACAAAAATTGAGCAAATACAAGCATATCTGCTG tggcTATTGAACGAACTGGATGACATGCCACCAGATCTCTGCAAGAAAGTCGAGAAACGTGTAAGGCGACGTGTAGCCATGGCAAAGGAGAAGTCCCGCCGTGCATTAGTCGAGCAAACACGTTTACAGAACTGGATGACCCATTTTAAGAGACATGAATTACAGAGACAAAAGGATACTGCCATATGTGTGCGCAGAAAAATAACTCACGAAATTTGA
- the LOC128866782 gene encoding pre-mRNA-processing factor 19: MSLVCAITNEVPDTPVISPHSGAIFEKRIIEKYILENGCDPITGKELKVEELIEVKTPPIVKPKPPSATSIPATLKTMQDEWDALMLHSFTQRQQLQTARQELSHALYQHDAACRVISRLNKEVAAAREALATLKPQAGIGASTAPTSIPQPAIAAEAAGNATHPIEQTGMSAEVIQKLQDKATVLTQERKKRGRTVPEELVTQEQIKSFMTVASHPGLHSASIPGILALDINSADHSKILTGGNDKNATVFNKDTEQVVAILKGHTKKITKVIYHPDEDTVITGSPDMSIRIWHVPTSQTQLLLRCHDGPVTGLSLHPTGDYILSTSSDKHWAFSDIRTGRLLTKVIDTAEVGLTTAQFHPDGLIFGTGTDDSQVKIWDLKEQSNVANFPGHTGPISAISFSENGYYLATAADDACVKLWDLRKLKNFKTIQLDDGYEVKDLCFDQSGTYLAIAGTDVRIHLCKQWQDLKVFNDHTALATGVRFGKHAQYLASTSMDRTLKLYAIE, encoded by the exons ATGTCATTGGTCTGTGCAA TTACAAATGAAGTGCCAGACACACCCGTAATCTCACCACATTCTGGTGCAATATTCGAAAAGCGCATCATTGAGAAATATATACTGGAAAATGGTTGTGACCCAATCACCGGTAAAGAGCTGAAGGTTGAGGAATTGATTGAAGTAAAAACACCGCCAATAGTAAAACCGAAGCCTCCAAGTGCTACCAGTATCCCAGCCACATTGAAGACAATGCAAGATGAGTGGGACGCACTAATGTTGCACTCATTTACACAACGACAACAACTGCAGACAGCGCGGCAAGAGTTATCGCATGCCTTATATCAACATGATGCGGCATGTCGTGTAATATCGCGTTTAAATAAAGAAGTGGCGGCAGCACGTGAAGCCTTGGCGACACTCAAACCGCAAGCCGGTATTGGCGCGTCTACTGCACCTACGTCAATACCTCAACCAGCCATTGCTGCTGAAGCTGCCGGCAATGCCACACATCCGATTGAACAGACTGGCATGAGTGCCGAAGTTATACAAAAGCTTCAAGACAAAGCTACTGTACTAACACAGGAACGTAAGAAGCGTGGCCGAACTGTGCCCGAGGAGTTAGTTACACAGGAGCAAATTAAATCATTCATGACTGTGGCTTCACATCCTGGCTTACATTCGGCCTCCATACCAGGCATTTTAGCGTTGGATATTAATAGTGCTGATCATAGTAAAATTTTGACTGGTGGAAATGATAAAAATGCAACAGTATTTAATAAAGATACGGAACAAGTTGTAGCTATACTGAAAGGACACACTAAGAAGATAACCAAAGTGATCTATCATCCGGATGAGGATACCGTAATTACAGGTTCGCCTGATATGTCTATACGTATTTGGCATGTCCCTACATCACAAACGCAGTTGCTTTTACGTTGTCATGATGGACCTGTTACGGGTTTGTCACTGCATCCCACGGGCGATTACATATTATCTACATCATCGGACAAACATTGGGCTTTTTCAGATATACGCACAGGACGTTTATTGACAAag GTAATTGACACCGCCGAGGTCGGTTTAACAACAGCACAATTCCATCCTGATGGTTTAATTTTCGGCACCGGGACTGATGACTCACAAGTGAAGATCTGGGATTTGAAAGAACAAAGTAATGTAGCCAATTTCCCTGGACATACTGGTCCAATATCAGCAATTAGTTTTTCGGAAAATGGTTATTACTTGGCCACTGCGGCGGATGATGCATGCGTAAAATTGTGGGATTTGCGCAAATTAAAGAACTTTAAGACAATACAATTAGATGATGGATACGAAGTCAAAGACTTGTGCTTTGACCAGAGTGGTACCTATTTGGCCATAGCGGGTACTGATGTGAG